In Silene latifolia isolate original U9 population chromosome X, ASM4854445v1, whole genome shotgun sequence, the following proteins share a genomic window:
- the LOC141618402 gene encoding putative mitochondrial protein AtMg00310 produces the protein MWVSQGVIKVKEKFLSLSLTRLGSDYHRGIVFFYRLFGRLALISSVLSSLSVYFLSVFKIPISVTKRLDAILSHFWWAGQKKSPSISWCSRLFLSQPKGNGGLGIRRMKEFNQALLAKIGWRMITHPDSILSRSIGAKYGLRWRDGDLIFNNGKSNSSWGWKGIVWGLQLIKPLLAWNISPSSDLSVWNTRWVNGRVPKPRCLELLTDPPNLSNLRIKNIILNYRCWDRRLVSMFFDETSVKDILAIPIRCSEGSDNFFWSASSSGDYSLRLATTLL, from the coding sequence ATGTGGGTCTCTCAGGGTGTAATAAAAGTAAAAGAGAAATTTTTGAGTTTATCATTGACAAGGTTAGGAAGCGATTATCATCGTGGAATTGTGTTCTTCTATCGTCTATTTGGTAGGTTGGCTTTGATTTCTTCGGTCTTGTCTTCCCTTTCTGTttactttctatcggtattcAAAATACCGATAAGTGTGACAAAAAGATTAGATGCTATattgtcacatttttggtgggcgggtCAAAAGAAATCTCCTTCTATTAGTTGGTGTAGTCGGCTATTCCTAAGCCAACCTAAAGGGAATGGTGGTCTGGGTATTAGACGTATGAAAGAGTTCAATCAAGCTCTCTTAGCAAAGATTGGATGGAGAATGATCACACACCCAGATTCTATTCTTAGTAGGTCTATTGGTGCCAAATATGGCCTAAGGTGGCGAGATGGCGACCTGATCTTTAATAATGGTAAGAGTAATTCTTCATGGGGATGGAAAGGTATTGTTTGGGGTCTGCAACTCATTAAACCTCTTTTAGCTTGGAACATCTCTCCATCTTCTGATCTTAGTGTTTGGAACACTAGATGGGTTAATGGAAGGGTGCCGAAACCACGATGTTTAGAGCTTCTTACCGATCCCCCTAATTTGAGTAACTTGAGAATCAAAAACATTATTCTTAACTATAGGTGTTGGGACCGTAGATTAGTGTCTATGTTTTTTGATGAAACATCGGTGAAAGACATTCTTGCTATTCCGATTCGATGCTCTGAAGGCAGTGATAACTTCTTTTGGTCGGCTTCTTCGTCTGGAGATTACTCGTTAAGATTGGCTACCACATTGCTCTAA
- the LOC141623624 gene encoding T-complex protein 1 subunit epsilon codes for MAMVFDEYGRPFIILREQESKNRVRGIEAQKSNISAAKAVARILRSSLGPKGMDKMLQSPDGDVIITNDGATILEQMDVNNQIAKLMVELSRSQDYEIGDGTTGVVVLAGALLEMAETLLDRGIHPIRISEGYEVASRIAVEQLQKIANTFEFGEGNIEPLVQTCMTTLSSKIVNRCKRSLAEIAVKAVMAVADLERKDVNLDLIKVEGKVGGKLEDTELIYGIIVDKDMSHPQMPKQIEDANIAILTCPFEPPKPKTKHKVEIDTVEKFETLRKQEQQYFDDMVQKCKDVGATLVICQWGFDDEANHLLMHRNLPAVRWVGGVELELIAIATGGRIVPRFQELIPEKLGRAGLVREKAFGTTKDRMLYIEHCANSRAVTIFIRGGNKMMIEETKRSIHDALCVARNLIRNNSIVYGGGSAEIACSIAVDAAADRYPGVEQYAIRAFAEALEAIPMALAENSGLQPIETLSAIKAQQIKENNPWCGVDCNDVGINDMREQNVFETLIGKKQQIMLATQVVKMILKIDDVITPSEY; via the exons ATGGCGATGGTGTTCGACGAGTACGGTCGGCCATTCATAATACTAAGAGAGCAAGAATCAAAGAATAGAGTTAGAGGCATTGAAGCCCAGAAATCAAACATCTCCGCCGCTAAAGCTGTGGCTCGTATACTTCGCTCTTCTCTCGGTCCTAAAGGCATGGACAAGATGCTTCAATCTCCCGACGGCGATGTTATTATCA CAAATGACGGGGCTACAATCTTAGAGCAGATGGACGTTAATAATCAGATTGCCAAGTTGATGGTTGAGTTGTCTCGTAGTCAAGATTATGAGATTGGTGATGGCACTACTGGTGTTGTTGTTTTGGCGGGTGCCCTTTTAGAAATGGCTGAAACCCTCTTGGATCGTGGCATTCATCCTATTAGAATTTCAGAGGGATATGAAGTCGCCTCTCGGATTGCTGTTGAACAATTACAGAAGATTGCTAATACTTTTGAGTTTGGAGAAGGAAATATAGAGCCTTTAGTTCAGACCTGCATGACTACCTTGTCATCCAAGAT CGTGAACCGTTGTAAGCGCAGTTTGGCTGAGATTGCTGTTAAAGCTGTTATGGCTGTTGCAGACCTGGAGCGCAAGGATGTTAACCTTGATCTGATAAAGGTGGAGGGGAAAGTCGGAGGAAAGCTGGAAGATACTGAACTTATTTATGGAATTATTGTTGATAAGGACATGAGTCATCCTCAAATGCCAAAGCAAATTGAAGATGCTAATATAGCTATTTTGACTTGCCCCTTTGAGCCACCTAAGCCTAAAACTAAGCATAAGGTTGAGATTGACACCGTAGAGAAGTTTGAGACGCTGCGTAAGCAAGAACAACAGTACTTTGATGACATGGTTCAGAAGTGTAAG GATGTTGGTGCAACGTTAGTTATCTGTCAGTGGGGATTTGATGATGAGGCAAATCATTTGCTAATGCACAGGAATTTACCTGCTGTCAGATGGGTCGGTGGCGTTGAGTTGGAACTTATTGCAATTGCTACAG GGGGGAGAATTGTCCCAAGGTTTCAAGAACTGATCCCTGAAAAGCTAGGACGG GCTGGATTAGTTCGTGAGAAAGCATTTGGTACAACTAAAGATAGAATGCTGTATATTGAACATTGCGCCAACTCGAGGGCTGTAACCATCTTCATCCGTGGTG GTAACAAAATGATGATTGAAGAGACCAAGAGGAGCATCCATGATGCCCTTTGTGTGGCAAGGAACCTGATTCGCAACAATTCTATCGTGTATGGTGGTGGCTCTGCTGAAATAGCCTGTTCCATTGCTGTTGATGCTGCTGCTGACCGATACCCAGGAGTTGAGCAG TATGCTATTAGGGCTTTTGCTGAAGCTTTAGAAGCAATTCCTATGGCGTTGGCCGAGAACAGTGGTCTTCAGCCTATTGAAACTCTGAGCGCCATTAAGGCTCAGCAGATTAAG GAGAACAATCCTTGGTGTGGGGTGGATTGTAATGACGTGGGCATCAATGACATGCGTGAGCAGAACGTATTTGAGACATTGATAGGAAAGAAACAACAGATAATGCTGGCGACACAGGTTGTCAAGATGATTTTGAAGATCGACGATGTCATCACCCCTTCTGAATATTAA
- the LOC141623625 gene encoding uncharacterized protein LOC141623625, protein MEEREKMRKARKGKQKGEDVRRYWKNVKVKGKVKVEGTERSGDGRGRFFGCYLLTSLNPRHKGSTYIGFTVNPKWRIRQHNGEITCGASSTKKKRPWEMVLCIHGFPSNVAALQFEWAWQHPRDSIAVRETAASFKTLGGLANKIKLALTMLTLPSWHCMDLTVSFFSTNYMKHAAGCPSLPPQMKLHLSSLDELPCYSDPHCPNVSDHDDEDFVVHFPSFDRTPESGFIENDPSIDAQSYTLQYSPEHTCNQHGTGGTSDEDAIYLNARPDEQLPPHQFRTNVSGSDVELLQPSLGDNVTPFASNNFPKTMLPTLIILGLRL, encoded by the exons ATGGAAGAGAGGGAGAAAATGCGAAAAGCAAGAAAGGGGAAACAAAAGGGGGAAGATGTAAGACGATATTGGAAGAACGTGAAGGTGAAAGGGAAGGTGAAGGTGGAAGGGACAGAGCGTAGTGGCGACGGCAGAGGAAGATTTTTTGGATGCTATCTGTTGACAAGCCTCAACCCCCGCCATAAAGGTTCTACCTACATTGG CTTTACTGTGAATCCCAAGTGGCGTATTCGACAACACAATGGCGAAATTACATGCGGAGCCTCGTCCACAAAAAAGAAGCGCCCCTGGGAAATGGTTCTCTGCATCCACGGCTTTCCTTCTAATGTTGCTGCTCTTCAG TTTGAATGGGCATGGCAGCATCCAAGAGATTCGATAGCCGTCAGGGAAACTGCTGCAAGCTTTAAAACCCTAGGGGGACTTGCCAACAAGATCAAACTTGCACTAACTATGCTTACTCTACCCTCCTGGCACTG CATGGACCTCACTGTAAGCTTCTTCTCCACAAACTACATGAAGCATGCTGCTGGTTGCCCCTCCTTGCCTCCCCAGATGAAGCTTCATTTGTCATCCTTGGATGAGCTCCCTTGTTATTCAGATCCGCACTGTCCCAATGTTTCTGACCATGATGATGAGGATTTCGTTGTCCATTTCCCATCCTTTGACAGAACTCCTGAATCTGGTTTCATTGAGAATGATCCCTCTATTGATGCTCAAAGCTATACCCTACAATATTCTCCGGAACACACGTGCAATCAGCACGGCACTGGTGGAACCTCGGATGAAGATGCAATCTACTTAAATGCTAGACCAGATGAGCAGTTACCCCCTCATCAGTTTCGTACTAATGTCTCTGGATCAGATGTTGAGCTCCTACAGCCTAGTCTAGGGGACAATGTGACCCCATTTGCTAGCAACAATTTTCCCAAAACTATGCTTCCTACAttaatcattttgggattaaggctctga